One segment of Panicum virgatum strain AP13 chromosome 1K, P.virgatum_v5, whole genome shotgun sequence DNA contains the following:
- the LOC120705644 gene encoding uncharacterized protein LOC120705644 isoform X1 yields MDPGRGPAERPPSLAASPCKKRKVAGAHSHGSLDSPNLIIGIGFAKSNECTGKISNKNLHVIGDTPNPYEQVISAIGRTLSPFDEEKLILCFGFGDESTRDHSVFSFYSDNQPCCGFKQALARYRELVPQLSFAGPTSFAPIIETVIGIVENSGGQYHVLLIIADGQVTRNIETGNGQLSPQEEETLDAIVKASNYPLSIVLIGIGDGPWDMMSRFDDNIPYRAFDNFQFVSFTEQMLKSSSSKKEGDFALSTLMKSAGHFEAASSFQLDGEQRGFSDRNVLPPPVADQRQYSGYSSTCNNASVQKIASADSDMCDPLTAEGHKVTSAHRNPKFVEIDNVHHPDLESYLHMTESPSEELEDIECIEDRHGCRLKQEICSNDNGDISSTSDKTIVNWLSLPPGVVWRIWGSLCKDSDRQKMRFVSKEWYKEIPEVMARRPWVIGSGTIHGIFHSINGKSLSQMKFRCEIPDGSFYSSCSSFLVMQTDNEHFLWSPSNRMSLKLPLKTYEKIVMHEDSDSYAFAYSSGKVKFSYGRPQVESSWKQILCYDKSIGDICQCDNEYYAVSNMFRLYWLDQKSSKLELIGPEQTSNDIKKLLLDGNFPDHLFLADVNHELVIVAVGRNLRSVDLFKVLWISDRMTSLVRVPDLGIWSLFLGRNQAIALSADDFPGISPSTLYLALDPLMDDEEPTVQLYNLATRSVVDTGYPVHKLGSPFFYQPDIVSASVLYE; encoded by the exons ATGGACCCTGGCCGAGGCCCCGCTGAGCGCCCGCCGTCGCTCGCCGCCTCACCTTGTAAGAAGCGAAAG GTTGCTGGTGCACATTCTCATGGTTCTTTGGACTCCCCAAACTTGATCATAGGGATTGGTTTCGCCAAGAGCAATGAATGTACAG GGAAAATCTCCAACAAGAATTTGCATGTAATTGGGGACACTCCAAACCCATATGAGCAGGTTATTTCCGCCATAGGGAGAACTCTGTCACCATTTGATGAGGAGAAGCTTATACTATGCTTTGGATTTGGCGATG AAAGCACTCGTGACCATTCAGTATTTAGCTTCTATAGTGATAACCAGCCCTGTTGTGGTTTTAAACAAGCACTTGCTCGCTACAGGGAACTTGTTCCGCAACTTAGTTTTGCTG GTCCAACTTCATTTGCACCTATCATCGAAACTGTTATAGGAATTGTTGAGAATAGTGGTGGCCAGTATCATGTCCTCCTTATAATTGCAGATGGACAG GTTACACGAAATATTGAAACTGGAAATGGACAGTTGAGCCCTCAGGAAGAGGAGACCCTAGATGCCATTGTTAAAGCTAG TAATTATCCTCTTTCAATTGTGCTTATCGGGATCGGTGATGGACCATGGGACATGATGAGCCGATTTGATGACAACATACCTTATCGTGCATTTGATAATTTTCAG TTTGTGAGCTTCACAGAGCagatgttgaaatcatcatcCAGCAAAAAGGAAGGAGACTTTGCTCTTTCCACATTGATGAAGAGTGCAGGACATTTTGAGGCCGCATCGAGCTTCCAGCTTGATGg TGAACAAAGAGGATTTTCAGATCGAAACGTGTTACCTCCACCTGTGGCTGATCAGAGACAGTATTCTGGATATTCATCCACCTGCAATAATGCATCAGTTCAAAAAATTGCATCAGCGGACAGTGATATGTGTGATCCACTG ACTGCTGAGGGTCATAAAGTTACCAGTGCGCACAGGAATCCCAAGTTTGTAGAAATTGATAATGTCCATCATCCTGATTTGGAATCATATCTTCACATGACTGAGAGTCCTTCGGAAGAACTTGAAGACATAGAGTGCATTGAAGATCGACATGGTTGCAGATTGAAGCAAGAAATTTGTTCAAATGATAACGGAGATATTTCCAG TACATCTGACAAGACAATTGTGAATTGGCTTTCACTCCCACCCGGTGTGGTGTGGCGCATTTGGGGTTCACTTTGCAAAGATTCTGATCGCCAAAAGATGCGCTTTGTCTCTAAGGAGTGGTATAAGGAGATACCTGAAGTTATGGCCCGACGCCCTTGGGTAATTGGGTCTGGTACGATTCATGGAATCTTCCATTCTATTAATGGGAAGAGTCTGTCGCAAATGAAGTTCAGGTGTGAAATACCAGATGGGTCTTTCTATAGTAGCTGTTCAAGCTTTCTCGTGATGCAGACAGACAACGAACATTTTTTGTGGAGCCCTAGCAACAGGATGTCTCTGAAACTGCCACTAAAGACATACGAGAAGATTGTAATGCATGAAGACTCTGATTCTTACGCCTTTGCCTACTCCAGTGGTAAGGTCAAATTTTCCTATGGAAGACCCCAAGTTGAGTCAAGCTGGAAGCAGATATTGTGCTATGACAAATCTATCGGAGATATTTGCCAGTGTGATAATGAATATTATGCTGTCAGTAACATGTTTCGCCTCTACTGGCTGGATCAAAAGAGCAGTAAGCTTGAACTTATTGGACCCGAGCAAACGTCAAATGACATCAAGAAATTACTGCTGGATGGAAATTTTCCAGACCACCTCTTCCTCGCTGATGTAAATCATGAGCTGGTGATTGTCGCAGTTGGCCGAAATCTGCGGTCTGTGGACTTGTTCAAGGTTCTCTGGATCAGTGACCGAATGACAAGTTTGGTAAGGGTCCCGGACCTTGGTATTTGGTCATTGTTTCTCGGCAGAAACCAAGCAATTGCATTAAGTGCTGACGACTTCCCTGGTATTAGTCCAAGCACTTTGTACCTTGCTTTAGATCCGCTGATGGATGATGAGGAGCCTACCGTGCAGTTGTACAATCTTGCGACAAGAAGTGTTGTAGATACAGGCTATCCGGTCCACAAGCTAGGTTCCCCCTTTTTTTACCAACCTGATATAGTTTCAGCATCTGTATTGTATGAGTGA
- the LOC120705644 gene encoding E3 ubiquitin-protein ligase RGLG2-like isoform X3 produces MDPGRGPAERPPSLAASPCKKRKVAGAHSHGSLDSPNLIIGIGFAKSNECTGKISNKNLHVIGDTPNPYEQVISAIGRTLSPFDEEKLILCFGFGDESTRDHSVFSFYSDNQPCCGFKQALARYRELVPQLSFAGPTSFAPIIETVIGIVENSGGQYHVLLIIADGQVTRNIETGNGQLSPQEEETLDAIVKASNYPLSIVLIGIGDGPWDMMSRFDDNIPYRAFDNFQFVSFTEQMLKSSSSKKEGDFALSTLMKSAGHFEAASSFQLDGEQRGFSDRNVLPPPVADQRQYSGYSSTCNNASVQKIASADSDMCDPLTAEGHKVTSAHRNPKFVEIDNVHHPDLESYLHMTESPSEELEDIECIEDRHGCRLKQEICSNDNGDISSSILV; encoded by the exons ATGGACCCTGGCCGAGGCCCCGCTGAGCGCCCGCCGTCGCTCGCCGCCTCACCTTGTAAGAAGCGAAAG GTTGCTGGTGCACATTCTCATGGTTCTTTGGACTCCCCAAACTTGATCATAGGGATTGGTTTCGCCAAGAGCAATGAATGTACAG GGAAAATCTCCAACAAGAATTTGCATGTAATTGGGGACACTCCAAACCCATATGAGCAGGTTATTTCCGCCATAGGGAGAACTCTGTCACCATTTGATGAGGAGAAGCTTATACTATGCTTTGGATTTGGCGATG AAAGCACTCGTGACCATTCAGTATTTAGCTTCTATAGTGATAACCAGCCCTGTTGTGGTTTTAAACAAGCACTTGCTCGCTACAGGGAACTTGTTCCGCAACTTAGTTTTGCTG GTCCAACTTCATTTGCACCTATCATCGAAACTGTTATAGGAATTGTTGAGAATAGTGGTGGCCAGTATCATGTCCTCCTTATAATTGCAGATGGACAG GTTACACGAAATATTGAAACTGGAAATGGACAGTTGAGCCCTCAGGAAGAGGAGACCCTAGATGCCATTGTTAAAGCTAG TAATTATCCTCTTTCAATTGTGCTTATCGGGATCGGTGATGGACCATGGGACATGATGAGCCGATTTGATGACAACATACCTTATCGTGCATTTGATAATTTTCAG TTTGTGAGCTTCACAGAGCagatgttgaaatcatcatcCAGCAAAAAGGAAGGAGACTTTGCTCTTTCCACATTGATGAAGAGTGCAGGACATTTTGAGGCCGCATCGAGCTTCCAGCTTGATGg TGAACAAAGAGGATTTTCAGATCGAAACGTGTTACCTCCACCTGTGGCTGATCAGAGACAGTATTCTGGATATTCATCCACCTGCAATAATGCATCAGTTCAAAAAATTGCATCAGCGGACAGTGATATGTGTGATCCACTG ACTGCTGAGGGTCATAAAGTTACCAGTGCGCACAGGAATCCCAAGTTTGTAGAAATTGATAATGTCCATCATCCTGATTTGGAATCATATCTTCACATGACTGAGAGTCCTTCGGAAGAACTTGAAGACATAGAGTGCATTGAAGATCGACATGGTTGCAGATTGAAGCAAGAAATTTGTTCAAATGATAACGGAGATATTTCCAG TTCTATACTTGTTTGA
- the LOC120705644 gene encoding E3 ubiquitin-protein ligase RGLG2-like isoform X2 — MDPGRGPAERPPSLAASPCKKRKVAGAHSHGSLDSPNLIIGIGFAKSNECTGKISNKNLHVIGDTPNPYEQVISAIGRTLSPFDEEKLILCFGFGDESTRDHSVFSFYSDNQPCCGFKQALARYRELVPQLSFAGPTSFAPIIETVIGIVENSGGQYHVLLIIADGQVTRNIETGNGQLSPQEEETLDAIVKASNYPLSIVLIGIGDGPWDMMSRFDDNIPYRAFDNFQFVSFTEQMLKSSSSKKEGDFALSTLMKSAGHFEAASSFQLDGEQRGFSDRNVLPPPVADQRQYSGYSSTCNNASVQKIASADSDMCDPLTAEGHKVTSAHRNPKFVEIDNVHHPDLESYLHMTESPSEELEDIECIEDRHGCRLKQEICSNDNGDISSTSDKTIVNWLSLPPGVVWRIWGSLCKDSDRQKMRFVSKEWYKEIPEVMARRPWVIGSGTIHGIFHSINGKSLSQMKFRCEIPDGSFYSSCSSFLVMQTDNEHFLWSPSNRMSLKLPLKTYEKIVMHEDSDSYAFAYSSAMTNLSEIFASVIMNIMLSVTCFASTGWIKRAVSLNLLDPSKRQMTSRNYCWMEIFQTTSSSLM, encoded by the exons ATGGACCCTGGCCGAGGCCCCGCTGAGCGCCCGCCGTCGCTCGCCGCCTCACCTTGTAAGAAGCGAAAG GTTGCTGGTGCACATTCTCATGGTTCTTTGGACTCCCCAAACTTGATCATAGGGATTGGTTTCGCCAAGAGCAATGAATGTACAG GGAAAATCTCCAACAAGAATTTGCATGTAATTGGGGACACTCCAAACCCATATGAGCAGGTTATTTCCGCCATAGGGAGAACTCTGTCACCATTTGATGAGGAGAAGCTTATACTATGCTTTGGATTTGGCGATG AAAGCACTCGTGACCATTCAGTATTTAGCTTCTATAGTGATAACCAGCCCTGTTGTGGTTTTAAACAAGCACTTGCTCGCTACAGGGAACTTGTTCCGCAACTTAGTTTTGCTG GTCCAACTTCATTTGCACCTATCATCGAAACTGTTATAGGAATTGTTGAGAATAGTGGTGGCCAGTATCATGTCCTCCTTATAATTGCAGATGGACAG GTTACACGAAATATTGAAACTGGAAATGGACAGTTGAGCCCTCAGGAAGAGGAGACCCTAGATGCCATTGTTAAAGCTAG TAATTATCCTCTTTCAATTGTGCTTATCGGGATCGGTGATGGACCATGGGACATGATGAGCCGATTTGATGACAACATACCTTATCGTGCATTTGATAATTTTCAG TTTGTGAGCTTCACAGAGCagatgttgaaatcatcatcCAGCAAAAAGGAAGGAGACTTTGCTCTTTCCACATTGATGAAGAGTGCAGGACATTTTGAGGCCGCATCGAGCTTCCAGCTTGATGg TGAACAAAGAGGATTTTCAGATCGAAACGTGTTACCTCCACCTGTGGCTGATCAGAGACAGTATTCTGGATATTCATCCACCTGCAATAATGCATCAGTTCAAAAAATTGCATCAGCGGACAGTGATATGTGTGATCCACTG ACTGCTGAGGGTCATAAAGTTACCAGTGCGCACAGGAATCCCAAGTTTGTAGAAATTGATAATGTCCATCATCCTGATTTGGAATCATATCTTCACATGACTGAGAGTCCTTCGGAAGAACTTGAAGACATAGAGTGCATTGAAGATCGACATGGTTGCAGATTGAAGCAAGAAATTTGTTCAAATGATAACGGAGATATTTCCAG TACATCTGACAAGACAATTGTGAATTGGCTTTCACTCCCACCCGGTGTGGTGTGGCGCATTTGGGGTTCACTTTGCAAAGATTCTGATCGCCAAAAGATGCGCTTTGTCTCTAAGGAGTGGTATAAGGAGATACCTGAAGTTATGGCCCGACGCCCTTGGGTAATTGGGTCTGGTACGATTCATGGAATCTTCCATTCTATTAATGGGAAGAGTCTGTCGCAAATGAAGTTCAGGTGTGAAATACCAGATGGGTCTTTCTATAGTAGCTGTTCAAGCTTTCTCGTGATGCAGACAGACAACGAACATTTTTTGTGGAGCCCTAGCAACAGGATGTCTCTGAAACTGCCACTAAAGACATACGAGAAGATTGTAATGCATGAAGACTCTGATTCTTACGCCTTTGCCTACTCCAGTG CTATGACAAATCTATCGGAGATATTTGCCAGTGTGATAATGAATATTATGCTGTCAGTAACATGTTTCGCCTCTACTGGCTGGATCAAAAGAGCAGTAAGCTTGAACTTATTGGACCCGAGCAAACGTCAAATGACATCAAGAAATTACTGCTGGATGGAAATTTTCCAGACCACCTCTTCCTCGCTGATGTAA
- the LOC120654920 gene encoding thioredoxin-like protein YLS8 — MSYHVEHLHSVQAVDDAIDGEGESGRLVVVRFGRGGHADCARLDAALAAAAERVGPVAALYAVDIDEVQGFNAMYELHLPCTLMFFYGYRHVDVRSLRGRDDVDWAAYCGGGGGGFPGLVQTVHQRAKAGRRLVILD; from the coding sequence atgTCGTACCACGTCGAACACCTGCACTCGGTCCAGGCCGTGGACGACGccatcgacggcgagggcgagaGCGGCCGCCTGGTGGTTGTCCGCTTCGGCCGCGGCGGGCACGCCGACTGCGCGCGCCTcgacgccgccctcgccgccgccgcggagcgggTCGGCCCCGTCGCGGCGCTGTACGCCGTCGACATCGACGAGGTGCAGGGCTTCAACGCCATGTACGAGCTGCACCTGCCCTGCACCCTCATGTTCTTCTACGGGTACCGGCACGTCGACGTTCGCAGCCTCCGCGGCAGGGACGACGTCGACTGGGCCGcgtactgcggcggcggcggcggcgggttcccCGGCCTCGTCCAGACGGTGCACCAGAGGGCTAAGGCCGGGCGTCGACTAGTCATACTCGACTAG
- the LOC120705681 gene encoding transmembrane protein 50 homolog, which translates to MDHNNLLAAWPVVGPGVAGAVFGAGWWFWVDAVVCSAAAVPFLHYLPGFFAMFAALMFNCVNREDIGDGYYSPYDDYEWRVKLWLFISYVVSFVSLAGAVGFLVQDALTDTGPSTWTGTAGVIQCVCVLVSGLIYWTCHSED; encoded by the exons ATGGACCACAACAACCTCCTGGCGGCTTGGCCGGTCGTGGGCCcgggcgtcgccggcgccgtcttCGGGGCCGGGTGGTGGTTCTGGGTCGACGCCGTcgtctgcagcgccgccgccgtccccttccTCCACTACCTCCCAG GGTTCTTCGCCATGTTCGCGGCGCTCATGTTCAACTGCGTCAACCGGGAGGACATCGGCGACGGCTACTACTCGCCCTACGACGACTACGAGTGGAG GGTGAAACTCTGGCTTTTCATTTCATATGTTGTATCTTTTGTCTCATTGGCTGGGGCGGTTGGGTTTTTGGTTCAAGACGCACTTACAGACACAGGTCCATCTACATGGACTGGCACTGCTGGTGTCATAcagtgtgtttgtgtgttagtcAG TGGGCTGATCTACTGGACTTGCCACTCTGAAGATTGA
- the LOC120705670 gene encoding uncharacterized protein LOC120705670: MRGIGGPLLTIGDLLSDLAVDGGDDPLAAGGDASVPSSPSAAQQAGEADPSDLSRLFEEHYNNLMKALQDNDPSWPSLMLKLCAALKAADKLVSSANTDAEQLMEKVKVLEGVLERGDRAVEQIVESLQRSGLAKDHRSSQSKSASK; this comes from the exons ATGCGGGGAATCGGAGGTCCGCTCCTCACCATCGGGGATCTCCTCAgcgacctcgccgtcgacggcggcgatgATCCCCTCGCCGCTGGCGGAGATGCGTCCGttccctcctctccctcggCGGCACAACAGGCGGGGGAAGCCGACCCGTCCGACCTCAGCCGGCTCTTCGAG GAACACTACAACAATTTGATGAAGGCGCTCCAAGATAACGATCCTTCATGGCCATCGCTGATGCTGAAG CTATGCGCGGCGTTGAAGGCTGCAGATAAGCTGGTGAGCTCCGCGAACACAGATGCTGAGCAGTTGATGGAGAAGGTGAAAGTGCTGGAGGGCGTCCTCGAGAGAGGAGATCGCGCGGTGGAACAGATTGTAGAAAGTCTCCAGAGGTCAGGCCTCGCCAAGGATCATCGGAGTTCCCAATCGAAATCGGCTAGCAAGTAG
- the LOC120705666 gene encoding thioredoxin-like 4, chloroplastic, producing MIASSLSRLPLRCFSLHPTATAGAAYRSPPTTTVPFPRIALGCHRRRLAASATESSSSEEEAAGSTNGSLPGLPPVEDDDDEFCPVDCVTEFKTDEEFRRHLDRSRATGALVVVDFYRPSCGSCKYIEKRFMRLCKGSGDDGAPVVFLKHNVIDEYDELSEVAERLRIKVVPLFHFYKDGELVESFATRDKERIIAAIGKYTSPEPETTEEEPQE from the exons ATGATCGCCTCCTCGCTGTCGCGGCTCCCCCTCCGCTGCTTCTCCCTCcaccccaccgccaccgccggcgccgcctaccGCTCCCCTCCGACCACCACGGTCCCCTTCCCAAGAATCGCTCTtggctgccaccgccgccgcctggccgccTCCGCGAccgagagcagcagcagcgaggaaGAAGCGGCTGGGAGCACCaacgggtccctcccgggcctTCCCCCcgtggaggacgacgacgacgagttcTGCCCGGTGGACTGCGTGACGGAGTTCAAGACGGACGAGGAGTTCCGGCGGCACCTGGATCGGTCCAGGGCCACGGGcgcgctggtggtggtggacttCTACCGGCCGTCGTGCGGCAGCTGCAAGTACATCGAGAAGCGCTTCATGCGCCTCTGCAAGGgctccggcgacgacggcgccccCGTCGTCTTCCTCAAGCACAAC GTGATCGACGAGTACGACGAGCTGTCGGAGGTGGCGGAACGGCTGCGGATCAAGGTCGTGCCGCTGTTCCACTTCTACAAGGACGGCGAGCTGGTGGAGTCGTTCGCGACGAGGGACAAGGAGAGGATCATCGCCGCCATCGGGAAGTACACCTCGCCTGAGCCTGAGACGACCGA AGAAGAGCCGCAGGAGTGA